In a single window of the Olivibacter sp. SDN3 genome:
- a CDS encoding sensor histidine kinase encodes MFIQLFKSVARFFKHNRRRLIILTLLSILLHGALFFFSYVSNPERAIYDFSGRFGIVTDTLLSVLEAVITYYVSIFYVILPLMQKKGKRRALFAAFILYVAKMGINYWFYSISQRESRYELKVFSTIVIPDDSIYWFLLWHGIIFYLADLIISFSVALMVEWIRKSKQQIILEKQKAEAELSVLKHQINPHFLFNSLSFIHSKIFKIDEEAAQSVLILADIMRYALGKNEDASGRVNIMEEVTHIKNVIEINQRRNSYRLNIVYEENIKNQSASIAPLILITLVENAFKHGDLRDKEHPLLINLHTNERELSFYIKNKKGKGIKELSHGIGLQNIKQQLNLLYGENHTLSLEEDPNTFDVLLKIPINS; translated from the coding sequence ATGTTTATACAATTGTTCAAATCGGTAGCGAGGTTTTTCAAGCACAACCGCAGAAGGCTTATCATTTTGACTTTGTTGAGTATTTTGCTTCATGGTGCCTTATTTTTTTTCTCGTACGTTTCCAATCCCGAGAGAGCAATTTACGATTTTAGCGGGAGGTTCGGAATAGTCACCGATACGCTTCTTTCTGTGTTGGAGGCGGTTATTACCTATTACGTATCGATCTTTTATGTCATATTGCCGCTGATGCAGAAGAAAGGCAAACGGCGTGCACTGTTTGCCGCATTCATATTGTATGTAGCGAAAATGGGTATTAACTATTGGTTTTATTCGATATCGCAACGAGAGTCCCGATACGAGCTGAAGGTATTTTCCACAATAGTAATTCCAGATGACAGTATTTACTGGTTTTTGCTGTGGCATGGCATTATTTTTTACTTGGCTGATCTGATAATCAGCTTTTCAGTAGCTTTGATGGTAGAGTGGATACGGAAAAGCAAGCAGCAGATCATTTTGGAGAAACAAAAAGCTGAGGCGGAGCTCAGTGTGCTGAAGCATCAGATTAACCCACATTTTCTATTCAATTCATTGAGTTTTATTCATAGTAAGATATTCAAAATCGACGAAGAAGCAGCACAATCCGTGCTGATACTTGCAGATATTATGCGCTATGCATTGGGGAAAAATGAGGATGCAAGCGGTAGGGTAAACATCATGGAGGAAGTAACCCATATAAAAAATGTGATTGAAATCAACCAACGTAGGAATAGCTACCGATTAAATATCGTCTATGAGGAAAACATCAAGAACCAATCCGCTTCCATTGCACCCTTGATACTAATCACCTTGGTAGAGAATGCCTTTAAGCATGGCGACCTACGTGACAAAGAGCATCCGCTCTTGATAAACTTACATACCAACGAAAGGGAATTGTCGTTCTATATAAAAAACAAAAAAGGGAAGGGCATAAAAGAGTTGTCCCATGGTATTGGTTTGCAAAATATCAAGCAGCAACTAAATTTGTTATACGGAGAAAATCATACCTTGTCATTGGAAGAAGACCCTAATACTTTTGATGTTTTGCTGAAAATACCAATAAATTCATGA
- a CDS encoding LytTR family DNA-binding domain-containing protein, whose protein sequence is MIDCIIIDDEQYAVDLLEHYIGQVPDLHLVAATTDPLAGLALLNEMQQGLVFLDVQMPDLTGVEILKLINKKDIRVIMTTAYKEYALDGFEHEVVDYLLKPIGFPRFLKAVNRLVESHRTQQPADNGTDDFLFVKTEQKGKFLKVNIQHIAYIEGLGNYVVIHTDTQQRITTYLNLRDLVDRLLDKGFIRIHKSFIVSLAHLTAVEGNAVKVLNDDRPIPIGKAYKQEFFKLVNTKLLSFLPKKP, encoded by the coding sequence ATGATAGATTGTATCATCATCGATGACGAGCAGTATGCTGTTGATCTGTTGGAACACTATATCGGACAGGTACCCGATCTCCATTTGGTTGCTGCAACCACTGATCCGCTGGCTGGCCTGGCACTACTGAATGAAATGCAGCAGGGCCTTGTGTTTCTGGACGTACAGATGCCTGACCTCACCGGAGTTGAAATTCTCAAGCTCATTAATAAGAAGGATATTCGTGTCATTATGACCACCGCCTATAAAGAATATGCGCTGGATGGCTTTGAGCATGAAGTAGTAGACTACCTGCTCAAGCCTATCGGTTTTCCTAGGTTTCTTAAAGCGGTCAACCGGTTGGTAGAATCCCATCGAACCCAGCAACCCGCAGACAACGGAACGGACGACTTTCTTTTTGTGAAGACGGAACAGAAGGGAAAGTTTCTCAAAGTGAATATACAGCACATTGCATATATAGAAGGCTTGGGTAACTACGTCGTTATTCATACAGATACGCAACAGAGGATAACGACCTATCTCAACCTTAGGGATTTAGTTGACCGCTTGTTGGATAAGGGTTTTATCAGGATCCACAAATCTTTTATCGTTTCTTTAGCTCACTTAACTGCGGTGGAAGGAAATGCTGTAAAGGTGCTCAATGACGACCGCCCAATTCCTATAGGAAAGGCCTATAAACAGGAATTCTTCAAGCTGGTAAATACCAAGCTCCTTTCATTTCTGCCCAAAAAGCCTTGA
- a CDS encoding phosphodiester glycosidase family protein → MKMIKQKLLWFVLSLTLVASCEKAYDAGEIKILDDTRSELTLRLQENSTLIHRVYSDTTLELHPGVTETDIHYLNQNGHTMRIFILEADMNRSDLKLQPLTPNGAELYGRQPIPEMVAYVDRDSSLLFGANADFFDADTGEPRGIVYLSGRPIRTTMPSGWTFFGVSKSGQLMIGDDVYFEEKEADIFHALGGHQILVKDGEPVTHTDASVEPRTAVGFTTDNMLYFVVVDGRKYDYSYGINFTDLGELMHALGATESINLDGGGSSTFLINNPMDTVYEVRNRPSDGEPRAVANGWAIVSSSVEAPI, encoded by the coding sequence ATGAAAATGATAAAGCAGAAGCTCCTTTGGTTCGTCCTTTCCCTAACTCTTGTCGCCAGCTGCGAAAAAGCATATGATGCCGGGGAAATTAAGATTCTTGATGACACGCGAAGCGAACTGACCCTTCGCCTACAGGAAAACAGCACGTTGATCCATCGCGTATACAGTGATACCACCCTAGAGCTGCATCCCGGCGTGACCGAGACAGACATCCACTACCTGAACCAGAATGGCCATACGATGCGCATTTTTATATTGGAGGCCGACATGAACCGATCCGATTTAAAACTTCAACCGCTGACGCCTAATGGAGCAGAACTATATGGGCGGCAACCGATCCCAGAGATGGTAGCATACGTTGACCGCGATTCCAGCTTGCTATTTGGTGCTAATGCCGACTTTTTCGATGCAGATACCGGCGAGCCGCGGGGCATTGTATACTTATCCGGCAGGCCGATTCGTACCACCATGCCGAGTGGTTGGACATTTTTTGGCGTGAGCAAATCGGGCCAACTGATGATAGGAGATGATGTCTATTTCGAGGAGAAAGAAGCGGACATCTTCCACGCCCTTGGTGGGCACCAGATCTTGGTGAAGGATGGTGAGCCCGTGACCCATACAGACGCCTCAGTTGAACCCCGTACAGCAGTGGGATTTACGACCGATAACATGCTCTATTTTGTGGTGGTGGATGGTAGGAAGTACGATTACTCGTATGGCATTAACTTCACAGACCTTGGCGAGCTGATGCATGCTCTTGGCGCAACGGAATCCATCAACCTGGATGGAGGCGGCTCATCCACTTTTCTCATCAATAATCCCATGGATACGGTGTATGAGGTAAGAAACCGCCCCTCTGACGGCGAACCACGAGCTGTAGCCAATGGATGGGCAATTGTTTCTAGCTCCGTTGAAGCACCCATATAG
- a CDS encoding RagB/SusD family nutrient uptake outer membrane protein: MNLIMYNTTAISNIMAALVLVFVSSCTKLDFYPHTSVAPETVSERDMDALLNGMYNAVQNNQGRESYIMFDLVGGNLIGGSGGSELPFIRNIMRTDYNLVNNNWSGLYRSLYQVNNVLEIMATLPESDKRVRIEGTAHFFRAYVYYNLVTRWGDVPLILENTTERVSRDLSSAVWSQIETDIAIAMEKTPVFEDDYYYVSQQAAKALLARVLIGQNKMAEAAQIAEELIGTQTFSLDRFDKIFRHQDNNEEIFSFKNLTEESNITLSTLFYTYAHDVSGSYVYKPTEAVMNLFEEEDNRRDMSIATVSSLNVINKYPSGQTGTDPIPIIRLAEMYLIAAEAKGLAGLPLLNELRAARNLPAINPSNESEYQEAVALERRRELLAEGFRWFDLVRTGKAVEELGIEDYRTKFPIPDYEREVNPNLTQNEGY; encoded by the coding sequence ATGAATTTAATCATGTATAATACAACAGCAATCAGCAACATTATGGCGGCCCTTGTGCTGGTATTTGTATCTTCTTGTACAAAACTCGACTTCTATCCGCATACGTCGGTGGCACCGGAAACCGTGAGCGAACGCGACATGGACGCACTGTTGAATGGCATGTACAATGCCGTGCAAAACAATCAAGGACGAGAATCTTATATCATGTTCGATCTGGTTGGAGGTAATCTCATCGGTGGATCGGGAGGAAGTGAACTGCCTTTCATCCGCAATATTATGCGTACCGACTATAACCTGGTCAACAATAACTGGAGCGGCCTATATAGATCGTTATACCAGGTAAACAACGTATTAGAGATTATGGCTACCCTGCCGGAGTCCGACAAGCGTGTGCGCATTGAGGGTACGGCCCACTTCTTTCGGGCTTACGTATACTACAACTTGGTGACCCGTTGGGGGGATGTTCCCCTGATTCTGGAAAATACTACCGAACGTGTATCCCGCGACCTTTCCAGCGCAGTCTGGAGCCAAATTGAAACAGATATTGCCATTGCTATGGAGAAAACACCAGTATTTGAAGACGACTATTATTACGTGTCGCAACAGGCTGCCAAAGCCTTGTTGGCCCGTGTGCTGATCGGACAAAACAAGATGGCCGAAGCTGCTCAAATTGCCGAGGAGCTTATCGGCACGCAAACCTTTTCATTGGATCGGTTTGACAAAATATTCAGGCATCAAGATAACAACGAAGAGATTTTTTCTTTTAAAAACTTAACCGAAGAATCCAATATCACGCTAAGTACGCTGTTCTACACCTATGCGCATGACGTGAGCGGTTCGTACGTTTATAAACCGACGGAGGCGGTGATGAACCTGTTTGAAGAGGAAGACAACCGGAGGGACATGAGCATCGCTACCGTAAGTTCGCTCAATGTGATCAACAAATATCCCAGCGGGCAAACGGGAACAGATCCGATTCCGATTATCCGTCTAGCGGAAATGTATTTGATAGCCGCCGAAGCGAAAGGCCTGGCCGGACTTCCACTACTGAACGAGCTAAGGGCGGCCAGGAACCTACCGGCAATTAACCCATCAAATGAATCGGAATACCAAGAGGCCGTAGCACTGGAACGGCGTCGTGAGCTGTTGGCCGAAGGCTTTCGTTGGTTTGACTTGGTACGAACAGGCAAGGCCGTCGAAGAACTAGGTATTGAGGATTATCGGACAAAGTTTCCCATACCAGACTACGAGCGAGAAGTGAACCCAAATCTCACACAAAATGAAGGCTATTAA